ATCGACACCACCATCCCCATCGAGGACACGGTCGGTCTCTTCTCACCGCCACCTCTTTCTTCCTGTTAATTTCAtacaatttttttagaaaaaggaGGAGTTAATTTCATACTACATGAGAATCCCTGTGTTTGTGTTTGATTGGTGTGATTCCTTGCTCTGATTACTGGGCTGAATTTATTTGCTCTAGATTGGTGAGCTCAAGAAGCTTGTGGAGGAGGGGAAGGTCAAGTACATTGGGTTATCGGAGGCGAGCCCGGACACCATCAGGCGTGCTCACGCCGTGCACCCCATCTCCGCCGTGCAGATGGAGTGGTCTCTGTGGGCTCGCGACATCGAGCCCGAGATCGTGCCTCTCTGCAGGTGAATTTCGGCATTTCAAACTCTAACTCAGTGTGCTTCCATGATCGATCGTCCTGATTGATTGACCATGTGTTGTATGGACCTCAGAGAGCTAGGGATTGGAATTGTTCCCTACAGCCCGATTGCTCGTGGGTTTTTCGGTGGAAGGGGAGTGACACAACAAGTGTCTGCTGAATCTAGTCTGGTACTGATACAACCAACCTAATTGGTTTCTGCACTAGCCATTTCTTTTTAGTTAATATATATTTAGGCCTGAAcccctttctctgtataattgttttTTTAGAAAGGCCATCCACGTTTTTCGGCTGAAAACCTGGAGAAGAACAAGCAACTTTATCTGAAAATGGAAGAACTGGCCAAGAAGCACCAGTGCAGCCCTGCTCAGCTAGCTTTATCTTGGGTTCTGCATCAAGGGGATGATGTGGTTCCGATACCAGGTTTAATGCCATGTCCTTCTCATTTCATTGATGTCACATAGTGTTAAACACGTGCAATGATTTCTTGGAGTTATAAATTCACATAATAGGTAAAAAAACTGAAGATCGTCTTGCTTGCATGTGCTTTCTGATAGAAGTGAAATGTGTGGTTTAAGAAATCATAGTGAAGTATACGAGATACAGAGAGATATTCCAGCTGCAATCTAGCTATCTTTGGCAGACAAACATAGAATTTCATGGTAATATGAATACCATCTTTGAAATCTGATCTTTTGCTCTACAGTTTGTGCCATGGTGTTAATTTTGAACTGGCATTAAGCTGAACTGTGAAACATTTTGATGCCTCGGAACAATGGCCTAATTTATCCACAAAAGGACCTCTTTCGCTGCTTCCAAGTTGCAAACAAGTACATCAATGGCGAAGATCATTTTTCCAGTAGACTAGCATTGTATCACTGACAAATATGCTGTACAATTTCTCAGGGACTACTAAGATAAAGAATCTAGACTCCAACATTGACTCCTTGAAGGTGAGGCTCACGGAAGATGACCTCAAAGAGATCAGCAACGAGATACGCGAAGAAGATGTTGCGGGTGGAAGGCAATATACTTCATTTGCGAAATTCACCTGGAATTATGCGGATACGCCAAAGAAGTGAAACTACAAAAGATCATGGAGACGGTGAAACAAGCATGCCATGCTATGTGCTAGTGTGATGAATGGTGCTCCCTGTATCTTCATCCTGTGAATTGTCCCGCTCTGAATAAGAACATGTGCACTGTCTCCACCTGCCGTGTAGATTTATGTGTGCTTGTATAACAGAAGACTGAGACCGTGCTTGCTATGTTTGTGGCTCTCTAGTCTTACCGGCTTTCCGTGACAGTAATTACACCGTTGGAAAATGTATCTGCTCAAAGAGATATTCAGAAGCATATCAAGCCgtttcaaataaataaataaaaaacaaggaaaacacTCCTATCTAAGCGGGGAGCAGATGAACCACGTGTTCTAGCAAGTCACGAATGCAACACGCTCCATAGATCCCCTGCACCGTTTGCTGCACGCTGCAGCTGAACCTGAGATGATCCAGCCGCTGCCATGAAGGGACACTAAGGCCGACGATTGCAACCATCTTCGCAAATCCAGTTCAGCAAGAGATTGAGGCCTCGATGGAAATTATCCACAATTTTGGCGAGGCGACGGGACTTAGAAATAATCTGTACAAATCGACGGCCACACCTATCCCCTGACCGGACATAAATTTAGAGGAGGTTCTGCAGAGCTTTGGAGGACAGATGATAACTTTCCCTATAACACCATGGTTTACCGATCGCTCAATTTAGACATGGGATTCAAGACGAGATCAAATGGAACTTAACTGCAAGTGGCAGTACACTGCAGGCTCTGCATATCGGGCTCAATTCCAAGGCACGTGCAAAATGACATTTTATTTGAGACAAGGCAGATCATCAGCGtttcctatttagcgctgcaggcgcccgtttgtgTGCATCTCGCAAACTGGCGCCTGCAGCGCCCCGTGTTGGCCGGCCCATGTAGGGGGTGCCCGAGGTCTCTATTAACATGTTTTTAGAACACAAAAAGGTAACAAGCGACCACTTGGTTGCGAGGGTAGCGCTTGGACCACCAGGCTACCCCATCACGTGTGTACAAATATGCATGTGGGACACGCATCCCGATTTGATCCCCACGGTCCAGCGTGTATGGGAGGCGAACGGTCCTAATCTAACGGCTGCCGAAGTCCGAGCTAATCTACAATCCCTCTCCAATAACTTGGGCGAGTGGAGCAAGTCTACTTTTGGGAGTGTAAAATCAGAAATAAGGAGGTTGAAGAAAGACTTAGAGCGGCTTAGGAGTGATCTAGCAAGGTCTGCTCCTAGTCACGTTGAGATCAAAACAAACGATCAATCGAGCTTTATCTTCAGGAAGAAATAATGTGGCGCCAACGGTCTCGGGTGGCATGGCTGTCGGAGGGGGATAGGAACACACACTTTTTCCATCTCCGAGCTTCAAATAGGCGCCGCAAGAACTTGATAAAAGCTTTGGAGAAGCAAGATGGGCAGCTCACGGAGGAGTTGACAGAAATGCAGCAGATGGCCCTTGATTTCTATAAAACTTTATACACCTCGGAGGGTGTGGAGGGTTTAGAGGATGTGCTgcaacatgtcccctccaaggtgaCAGCTGCGATGAATGAAACGCTAATGGCGCCATACAAGGAGGATGAAGTCAAAAAGGCACTTTTTCAGATGTTCCCGACCAAGGCTCCAGGACCGGACGGGTTCCCGGCGCACTTCTTCCAGAGGCACTGGGATATCTGTGGAGTGGCGGTGACTCGAGCTGTACTGAGCATAGTCCGAGGGGACGAAAGCCCCGAGTGTGTAAATGACACTGTTTTGGTATTAAATTCGACTCTTCTATCTCAATTTCGACCGATCAGCTTATGCAATGTCTTTTACAAGATAGCCTCAAAGGTTCTAGCTAATCGTTTGAAGATAATactacctgatgttatttctgaagAGCAATCAGCTTTTGTGTCGGGCCGGCTTATTACCGATAACATAATCTCAGCGTATGAGTGTTTACACTTTATGAAGAGGAATAAGTCCAAGACCAATAACTACTGTGCtctcaagcttgatatgatgaaggcgtaTGATCGAGTGGAGTGGAATTACTTGGAAGCTATCATGAGGAAACTGGGCTTTGCAGAACCATGGGTCTCCATTGTAATGAACATGGTCAGAACAGTTTCTTTCTCAGTTATGTTTAATGGGTGCAAATCAGAAGAATTTACACCATCCAGAGGTATTCGTCAGGGAGACCCCATCTCTCCATACCTTTTCCTGCTggtagcagagggcctttcgtgcctgttAAAATCTCAGATTGTATCATCCCAGCTCAGCGGCATTAAGGTGGCTCCATCGGCTCCGTCGGTGAACCATCTTTTATTTGCGGATGATAGCCTGTTGTTTTTCAAGGCGAGTCTTGATGGAGTAGAAGAAGTG
The Triticum dicoccoides isolate Atlit2015 ecotype Zavitan chromosome 3A, WEW_v2.0, whole genome shotgun sequence genome window above contains:
- the LOC119268398 gene encoding probable aldo-keto reductase 1 → MAQTSPIPRVSLGTQGLEVSKLGFGCMGLTGSYNSPVEDDAGVAVITHAFNRGVTFFDTSDVYGPHANEILLGKALKQLPREQVQVATKFGIQRDAQGKSTICGRPEYVRACCEASLHRLGVHHIDLYYQHRIDTTIPIEDTIGELKKLVEEGKVKYIGLSEASPDTIRRAHAVHPISAVQMEWSLWARDIEPEIVPLCRELGIGIVPYSPIARGFFGGRGVTQQVSAESSLKGHPRFSAENLEKNKQLYLKMEELAKKHQCSPAQLALSWVLHQGDDVVPIPGTTKIKNLDSNIDSLKVRLTEDDLKEISNEIREEDVAGGRQYTSFAKFTWNYADTPKK